The Candidatus Zixiibacteriota bacterium genome has a window encoding:
- a CDS encoding VOC family protein: MKSRKSTLLRMDNVGIAVESLDEAITFFAELGLKFEARAMIEGEWAGRVTGLGTQRVEIAVMVTPDSHGRIELSRYLTPPVIADHRNAPVNSLGYLRVMFAVSDIDDTLGRLKKLGAELIGEVVNFENRNLLCYLRGPEGIIIALAEQLGDESVTDFLENSE; this comes from the coding sequence ATGAAATCAAGAAAATCCACGTTGCTAAGAATGGACAACGTTGGGATAGCGGTGGAATCCCTCGATGAGGCCATCACTTTTTTCGCCGAACTTGGCCTGAAGTTCGAAGCGCGGGCAATGATCGAAGGAGAGTGGGCCGGGCGTGTCACAGGACTGGGCACCCAGCGTGTCGAGATTGCCGTGATGGTCACTCCCGACAGTCACGGCCGGATCGAACTTTCGCGATATCTCACCCCGCCGGTAATCGCCGACCACCGGAACGCACCCGTAAACTCCCTGGGGTACCTGCGCGTTATGTTCGCCGTCAGTGACATCGATGACACTCTTGGTCGCCTCAAGAAACTTGGAGCGGAACTCATCGGCGAGGTGGTGAACTTCGAGAATAGGAATTTGCTCTGCTATCTCCGTGGCCCTGAAGGGATTATCATAGCGCTGGCCGAACAGCTCGGTGATGAATCGGTAACGGATTTTTTGGAGAACTCCGAATAA
- a CDS encoding tetratricopeptide repeat protein, translating into MQSKVKLSKRQIKEDKFTSFMLNAKDRFLENWQYWVISAVVVALVVVAVSYYATSQSNKEREASARYSTAVLEFRNGQSDIAILSLQQVVDNYGSTTIAEQARFMLGTINFEERNYAEAITHFEKYLERFKNNKLNRAGAHAGLAACYENQGDYEQAAANFEEAVNVYADGPLAGDYMVGAMRCYLYLGNVEKARGFRDRIADEFPQTELANRAERLFTEMSAAAG; encoded by the coding sequence ATGCAGAGCAAAGTCAAACTGAGCAAACGTCAGATCAAAGAAGATAAGTTCACCAGCTTCATGCTGAACGCCAAGGATCGGTTCCTTGAGAACTGGCAGTACTGGGTGATCAGCGCGGTTGTCGTGGCCCTGGTGGTTGTGGCGGTATCGTATTACGCAACCTCTCAGTCAAACAAGGAACGGGAAGCCAGCGCCCGATATTCGACTGCAGTTTTGGAGTTCCGGAACGGTCAGTCGGACATCGCGATTCTGAGCCTTCAGCAGGTAGTCGACAACTACGGTTCGACCACTATCGCCGAACAGGCCCGCTTCATGCTCGGAACGATCAATTTCGAAGAGAGAAACTACGCCGAGGCAATCACGCACTTCGAGAAGTACCTCGAGCGCTTCAAAAACAACAAGCTCAATCGGGCCGGGGCCCATGCCGGTCTGGCGGCCTGCTATGAGAACCAGGGCGACTACGAGCAGGCAGCCGCCAACTTCGAAGAGGCGGTCAACGTCTATGCGGACGGACCACTGGCCGGCGACTATATGGTCGGCGCCATGCGTTGCTATCTCTATCTCGGCAACGTCGAAAAAGCCCGTGGCTTCCGCGATCGCATAGCCGATGAGTTCCCGCAAACAGAACTGGCCAATCGCGCCGAGCGGCTCTTCACCGAGATGAGCGCGGCGGCAGGGTAA
- a CDS encoding glycoside hydrolase family 57 protein, whose translation MGDRTAIRVAILWHMHQPDYREPGSNRLSMPWVRFHALKDYLDMPLRAAAHAGTTVTFNLVPSLLDQIEFYVNGGLDRHLELSRIPADHLTDADKMEILDTFFSAHLKHMVEPYERYRELHQKYTVSLARKELLPALFSTAEMLDLQVWSNLAWIDPMFRREEPIGRLFAQGRYYNEEDKQALLDWQIVLLRRIIPTYRDLYQQGKIDLSFTPYYHPILPLLCDTDVAREALPGIHLPQQRFVHPEDAEAQVRMAAGRFRELFDRPLTGMWPSEGSVSEQALAIIAQQGIRWAASDEEILFQSLMKSGLDRSSHPLHAVYEYNGLKLCFRDHTLSDKIGFVYSGWSAAEAVRDFIGHIHQLRSLYADRLDRTVVPVILDGENAWEYFPDDGSEFLDLLYRELAADEFIKTVGYSEAATLPSEKLHAVFAGSWINHNFRIWIGHSEDNLAWDLLSRTRDMLRRREQAEPPLDESVRRDCWNQIYIAEGSDWCWWYGDEHRGLHNKQFDRTFRRHLMRVYELVDQPPPVELLQPIHGETAASYTSMPDDILTAQIDGRITHFYEWTGAGYFDCLKAGGAMHRVERYLAGIHFAYDHNRFYIRLDFHDRKGLDLIDAPVVEVACFTPSPRVIRLETGTDRRSGDSPDHYQWALGEILELGIERGFLWPEQFGPLSFTVSLIDQKRRLETWPENDPIHIDIPERNSEIFWPS comes from the coding sequence GTGGGTGACCGCACCGCCATACGCGTCGCAATTCTCTGGCACATGCACCAGCCGGACTATCGTGAGCCGGGTTCGAACCGGCTTTCGATGCCGTGGGTGCGATTCCACGCGCTCAAAGATTACCTCGACATGCCGCTGCGCGCCGCGGCCCACGCCGGCACGACAGTCACCTTCAATCTCGTACCGTCTCTGCTCGACCAGATCGAGTTTTACGTGAACGGCGGGCTCGACCGCCATCTCGAACTCAGCCGTATTCCCGCCGACCATCTCACCGATGCCGACAAGATGGAGATCCTCGACACGTTTTTCTCGGCGCACCTCAAGCACATGGTCGAGCCGTACGAACGATACCGGGAGCTGCACCAGAAGTATACCGTCTCGCTTGCCCGCAAAGAACTGCTGCCCGCTTTATTCTCGACGGCCGAGATGCTCGACCTGCAGGTCTGGTCGAACCTCGCCTGGATCGATCCAATGTTTCGCAGGGAGGAGCCGATCGGGCGACTGTTCGCCCAGGGGCGGTACTACAACGAAGAAGACAAGCAGGCGCTTCTGGACTGGCAGATTGTACTGCTCCGTCGCATCATCCCGACCTATCGCGACCTCTATCAGCAGGGCAAAATCGATCTGTCCTTCACGCCCTACTACCATCCTATCCTGCCGCTGTTGTGCGACACCGATGTCGCTCGAGAGGCGCTGCCTGGCATCCATTTGCCCCAGCAGCGATTTGTGCATCCCGAAGATGCCGAGGCGCAAGTTAGAATGGCCGCCGGGCGGTTTCGCGAGCTGTTCGACCGGCCGCTGACGGGCATGTGGCCTTCAGAGGGATCGGTTTCCGAACAAGCGCTGGCCATCATTGCGCAGCAGGGCATTCGATGGGCGGCCAGTGACGAAGAGATTCTGTTTCAGTCTCTGATGAAGTCCGGCCTGGATCGAAGTTCTCATCCTCTCCACGCCGTCTACGAATACAACGGACTCAAACTGTGCTTCCGCGACCACACCCTATCGGACAAGATCGGGTTTGTCTACTCCGGGTGGTCGGCGGCGGAAGCGGTTCGCGATTTTATCGGCCACATCCACCAGCTTCGCTCGCTCTATGCTGATCGACTCGACCGGACCGTTGTTCCCGTCATCCTCGACGGTGAAAACGCCTGGGAGTACTTTCCCGATGACGGGTCGGAATTTCTCGATCTGCTATACCGTGAATTGGCCGCCGATGAGTTCATTAAAACAGTCGGTTACTCCGAAGCCGCAACGCTGCCCTCCGAAAAGCTGCACGCGGTATTCGCCGGGTCATGGATCAACCACAACTTCCGCATCTGGATCGGTCACTCGGAGGACAACCTCGCCTGGGACCTGCTGTCGCGAACACGGGACATGCTTCGGCGTCGCGAACAGGCCGAGCCGCCGCTGGACGAGTCTGTCCGGCGTGACTGTTGGAATCAGATATACATCGCCGAAGGCTCCGACTGGTGCTGGTGGTACGGTGATGAGCATCGCGGGCTGCACAACAAGCAGTTCGACCGGACTTTTCGTCGCCACCTGATGCGCGTCTACGAGCTGGTCGACCAACCGCCGCCCGTTGAATTGCTCCAACCTATTCATGGGGAAACTGCTGCGTCGTATACCTCGATGCCCGACGATATCCTCACCGCACAAATCGACGGTCGCATCACCCATTTCTACGAGTGGACCGGCGCGGGATACTTCGATTGCCTTAAGGCAGGCGGCGCAATGCACCGCGTCGAACGTTATCTTGCGGGAATCCACTTCGCCTATGACCACAATCGCTTCTATATTCGGCTTGACTTCCACGATAGAAAAGGACTAGACTTGATTGACGCGCCGGTGGTGGAAGTCGCATGCTTCACACCATCGCCGCGAGTGATTCGATTAGAAACGGGCACGGACAGGCGGTCCGGCGACTCGCCGGACCACTACCAATGGGCTCTCGGGGAAATTCTGGAACTCGGCATTGAGCGCGGTTTCCTCTGGCCCGAGCAATTCGGACCGCTCAGCTTTACCGTATCGCTGATCGATCAGAAGCGACGTCTGGAAACATGGCCGGAGAATGACCCGATCCACATCGATATCCCGGAGCGTAATTCCGAGATCTTCTGGCCATCGTAG